A region of Selenomonadales bacterium 4137-cl DNA encodes the following proteins:
- a CDS encoding radical SAM protein — MRYEGLVYRPPSEANSLLIQCTIGCPHNKCTFCPMYKGTVFRIRPVEELKEDLRSAREYYGDKIETIFLPDGNTILMKTEQLLEILAFAREMFPRLSRVTSYGSARFINLKPAADLQLLREAGLTRIHSGMESGDDPVLAGIRKGATAAEIIAAGLKVKAAGMELSEYVLIGIGGRGRSCEHAAASAAVLNAINPDFIRLRTYIPIPGTPLYEDYRQGRFDLLSPHEALRETAMFIEHLDVTGQLFSDHNSNYAYVNGRLPMDKQAMLAGIDKLLAMPEAAFRSPEAGGL; from the coding sequence ATGCGTTACGAAGGATTGGTTTACCGTCCGCCCAGTGAGGCGAACAGTCTTTTGATCCAGTGTACGATTGGCTGTCCCCATAACAAGTGCACCTTTTGCCCGATGTACAAAGGGACAGTCTTTCGTATCAGACCGGTTGAAGAGCTCAAGGAAGACCTGCGATCCGCCAGGGAGTATTACGGCGACAAGATCGAGACCATTTTTCTTCCCGACGGCAACACCATCCTCATGAAGACGGAACAGCTACTCGAGATCCTCGCTTTCGCCCGGGAAATGTTCCCGCGGCTTAGTAGGGTGACCAGCTATGGCTCCGCCCGTTTCATCAACCTGAAACCGGCGGCTGATCTGCAACTCTTGCGGGAGGCCGGGCTTACTCGCATTCATTCCGGCATGGAAAGCGGCGACGACCCAGTCCTGGCCGGGATTAGAAAGGGCGCGACAGCGGCGGAAATAATCGCCGCCGGGCTAAAAGTCAAGGCAGCGGGCATGGAACTGAGCGAATACGTCCTGATCGGTATCGGCGGGCGCGGGAGAAGCTGCGAGCACGCCGCCGCCAGCGCCGCCGTCCTGAATGCAATTAACCCGGACTTTATCCGGCTGCGGACCTATATTCCGATACCCGGCACCCCTCTCTACGAAGACTACCGGCAGGGCCGGTTCGATCTCCTGTCCCCGCATGAGGCCCTACGGGAAACGGCAATGTTTATCGAGCATCTTGACGTCACCGGGCAGCTTTTCAGCGACCACAACTCTAACTATGCCTACGTCAACGGCCGGCTGCCGATGGATAAGCAAGCGATGCTCGCTGGGATCGATAAATTGCTGGCCATGCCGGAGGCGGCGTTCCGGTCTCCCGAAGCAGGCGGTTTGTAA
- a CDS encoding DUF190 domain-containing protein — translation MPKITSRAKRLRIYVGEADRCQGLPLYHAIVRKAKELDMAGATVFRGLEGYGANSRIHTARIVDLSSDLLVLVEIVDSEEYISKLLPFLDDMVQEGMVTTEDIEVIKYGRNPPKR, via the coding sequence GTGCCGAAAATCACCAGCAGGGCAAAGAGACTGCGCATTTACGTCGGCGAAGCCGATAGATGCCAAGGACTGCCGTTGTACCACGCCATCGTCCGCAAGGCCAAGGAACTGGATATGGCCGGGGCTACCGTTTTTCGCGGCCTGGAAGGTTACGGGGCCAACAGCCGCATCCATACGGCCAGGATCGTCGATCTTTCGTCCGACCTGCTGGTACTCGTAGAGATCGTCGATAGCGAGGAATACATCTCCAAGCTGCTCCCTTTCCTCGATGACATGGTGCAGGAAGGAATGGTCACAACTGAAGATATCGAAGTCATCAAATACGGCCGCAATCCGCCGAAGCGGTAG
- the crcB gene encoding fluoride efflux transporter CrcB yields MLKIVAVAVGGSCGAVARYLVSLWAADRFGAAFPYGTLVANIVGCFIIGAFMTIATERFIVSPHWRLLVTVGFVGGLTTFSSFSYETFKLLEDAQTALAFYNLALNVGVGFAATWLGIGISRLL; encoded by the coding sequence ATGCTGAAAATTGTCGCCGTCGCCGTCGGTGGCAGCTGCGGGGCGGTTGCCCGCTACCTCGTGTCGCTGTGGGCCGCGGACCGCTTCGGCGCCGCATTCCCGTATGGCACGCTGGTCGCCAACATTGTGGGTTGCTTCATAATCGGCGCCTTTATGACCATTGCTACCGAGCGGTTTATTGTCAGTCCTCACTGGCGGCTTCTGGTGACCGTCGGCTTCGTCGGCGGGCTGACGACCTTCTCGTCTTTCAGCTACGAAACCTTCAAGCTGCTGGAGGATGCCCAAACCGCTCTGGCGTTTTACAACCTGGCGCTTAACGTTGGCGTCGGCTTTGCGGCCACCTGGTTGGGAATAGGCATTAGCCGCCTGCTTTGA